One window of Novosphingobium sp. P6W genomic DNA carries:
- the thrS gene encoding threonine--tRNA ligase, with the protein MSQMFKISLPDGSVREMPEGSTPADVAAAIGPGLAKAALAAKIDGELVDLTRPFTGDASLALVTSRDEAEALELARHDFAHILAEAVQALFPGTQITFGPSTDDGFYYDFAPAERPFTDDDLPAIEAEMRKIIAADKPLRREVWDREQLISRWKQQGESFKAEWAAELPGDEPLTVYWSGEDWLDMCRGPHLPSTGKLDPAAFKLTRVSGAYWRGDQKNAMLSRIYGTGWLNKKQLSAHLTRLEEAAKRDHRKLGGEMDLFHLQHEAHGSVFWHPKGYVIYRALEDYMRRAISQADCKEVKTPQVMDARQWEQSGHWGKYRENMFVIPDEVPNTEDDGPIISDDAQWMALKPMNCPAHVLIFKQGIKSYRDLPLRIVENGCCHRNEPHGALHGLMRVRQFTQDDGHIFCREDQIVGEVQAFCEMADKVYRDFGFTYSIKLALRPDNRIGSDEQWDKAEAELRDAVERAGLATPEYGWEELPGEGAFYAPKLEWHLTDAIGRTWQVGTIQSDRMLPERLDAHYIGEDGARHRPVMLHRAIFGSYERFIGILIEHFAGKLPVWLAPVQAVVATIVSDADDYAAEVSAKLKAAGIRVETDVRNEKINYKVREHSLKKIPHLLVVGKREAEEGTVALRTLGAEHQKVMTLDEAIALLKAEATAPDLVA; encoded by the coding sequence ATGTCCCAGATGTTCAAGATCAGCCTGCCCGACGGTTCGGTGCGCGAGATGCCCGAGGGGTCCACCCCCGCCGACGTCGCCGCCGCCATCGGCCCGGGCCTCGCCAAGGCGGCGCTTGCCGCGAAGATCGACGGCGAGCTGGTCGACCTGACCCGTCCCTTCACCGGCGACGCCAGCCTCGCCCTCGTCACCAGCCGCGACGAGGCCGAAGCGCTCGAGCTGGCCCGGCACGATTTCGCCCATATCCTGGCCGAAGCCGTGCAGGCGCTGTTCCCCGGCACGCAGATCACCTTCGGCCCTTCGACCGACGATGGCTTCTACTACGATTTCGCACCGGCAGAGCGCCCCTTCACGGACGACGACCTGCCCGCGATCGAGGCGGAGATGCGCAAGATCATCGCCGCCGACAAGCCGCTGCGCCGCGAAGTGTGGGACCGTGAGCAGCTCATCAGCCGCTGGAAGCAGCAGGGCGAAAGCTTCAAGGCCGAATGGGCCGCCGAACTCCCGGGCGACGAGCCGCTGACCGTCTACTGGTCGGGCGAAGACTGGCTCGACATGTGCCGCGGCCCGCACCTGCCCTCCACCGGCAAGCTGGACCCGGCCGCTTTCAAGCTGACCCGCGTGTCCGGCGCCTACTGGCGCGGCGACCAGAAGAACGCGATGCTTTCGCGCATCTACGGCACCGGCTGGCTGAACAAGAAGCAGCTTTCCGCGCACCTGACGCGCCTGGAAGAAGCCGCCAAGCGCGACCACCGCAAGCTGGGCGGAGAGATGGACCTGTTCCACCTCCAGCACGAAGCGCATGGTTCGGTCTTCTGGCACCCCAAGGGCTACGTGATCTATCGCGCGCTGGAAGACTACATGCGCCGCGCCATCAGCCAGGCCGACTGCAAGGAAGTGAAAACCCCGCAGGTCATGGACGCGCGGCAGTGGGAACAGTCCGGCCACTGGGGCAAGTACCGTGAGAACATGTTCGTCATCCCCGACGAAGTGCCCAACACCGAGGACGACGGCCCGATCATCTCGGACGATGCCCAGTGGATGGCGCTCAAGCCGATGAACTGCCCGGCCCACGTGCTGATCTTCAAGCAGGGCATCAAGTCCTACCGCGACCTGCCGCTGCGCATCGTCGAGAACGGCTGCTGCCACCGCAACGAACCGCACGGCGCGCTCCACGGGCTGATGCGCGTGCGCCAGTTCACCCAGGACGACGGCCACATCTTCTGCCGCGAAGACCAGATCGTCGGCGAAGTGCAGGCGTTCTGCGAGATGGCGGACAAGGTCTACCGCGATTTCGGCTTCACCTATTCGATCAAGCTGGCACTGCGCCCCGACAACCGCATCGGCAGCGACGAGCAGTGGGACAAGGCCGAAGCCGAACTGCGCGACGCGGTGGAGCGTGCCGGCCTCGCCACGCCCGAATACGGTTGGGAAGAACTCCCCGGCGAAGGCGCGTTCTATGCCCCCAAGCTGGAATGGCACCTGACCGATGCAATCGGCCGCACCTGGCAGGTCGGCACGATCCAGTCCGACCGCATGCTGCCCGAGCGCCTCGACGCGCATTACATCGGCGAGGACGGCGCCCGCCACCGCCCCGTCATGCTGCACCGCGCGATCTTCGGGTCTTACGAGCGCTTCATCGGCATCCTGATCGAGCATTTCGCCGGCAAGCTGCCGGTCTGGCTCGCCCCGGTGCAGGCCGTGGTCGCCACGATCGTGTCCGACGCCGACGACTATGCGGCCGAGGTTTCCGCGAAGCTGAAGGCAGCGGGCATCCGCGTCGAGACGGACGTGCGCAACGAGAAGATCAACTACAAGGTGCGTGAGCACTCACTGAAGAAGATCCCGCACCTCCTCGTCGTCGGCAAGCGCGAGGCCGAGGAAGGCACCGTCGCCCTGCGCACGCTGGGCGCCGAGCATCAGAAGGTCATGACGCTGGACGAGGCTATCGCCCTGCTGAAAGCCGAAGCGACCGCACCGGATCTGGTCGCATGA
- a CDS encoding spermidine synthase, producing MIQRELLDTAWIPDGEKMELFRHDKDFMVVIGHNELMSTRKWGSEEALATMAHDRIKNAKRPHVLIGGYGMGFTLRAALRVLPENALVTVVELVPEIIAWARGPMAHLTQDHLEDPRVRLVMGDVAHVIEEGHGDYDAILLDVDNGPDGLVREDNNVIYSKVGLRNAKRALTPDGVLAIWSAGADPVFKRRLEKAGLAVDEVKVHARSNGKGAKHTIWFSTKSE from the coding sequence ATGATCCAGCGCGAACTCCTCGACACCGCATGGATCCCCGACGGCGAGAAGATGGAACTCTTCCGCCACGACAAGGACTTCATGGTCGTGATCGGCCATAATGAGCTGATGAGCACCCGCAAGTGGGGGTCCGAAGAAGCTCTGGCGACGATGGCCCACGACCGGATCAAGAACGCCAAGCGCCCGCATGTCCTGATCGGCGGCTACGGCATGGGCTTCACCTTGCGCGCCGCGCTTCGGGTCCTGCCGGAAAATGCCCTCGTCACCGTGGTCGAACTGGTGCCGGAAATCATCGCATGGGCCCGCGGCCCGATGGCGCACCTGACGCAAGACCACCTCGAAGATCCCCGCGTCAGGCTGGTGATGGGCGATGTCGCCCACGTCATCGAGGAAGGGCACGGCGACTATGACGCCATCCTGCTCGACGTCGACAACGGACCGGACGGGCTGGTGCGCGAAGACAACAACGTCATCTATTCGAAGGTCGGCCTGCGTAACGCCAAACGCGCATTGACCCCGGACGGCGTGCTGGCGATCTGGTCTGCCGGAGCGGACCCGGTGTTCAAGCGGCGGCTTGAGAAGGCCGGGCTGGCTGTGGATGAAGTAAAGGTTCACGCGCGCAGCAACGGCAAGGGCGCCAAGCACACCATCTGGTTTTCTACGAAGAGCGAGTAG
- a CDS encoding bestrophin family protein: MIVNNLPNPARLVREIWKPLCLLFVWDVVVTITYYILPFHAPELPVTLFGTVLGLFLGFRSNSAYQRWWEGRGLWGLMINASRNIARSARNFMPDPEASDYKRRIVLRQIAYVNALRCQLRRLPPDEEVLRLLPQHEADLALSRTNVANGILDGTGRRIDEARRNGWIDTIQQAQMEAVLVDIANAQGGMERLKNTPLPFQYRFLPMLFTHLFCVLLPIGLVETLQFATPLGSTLAGLMFLAVLTIGDDLVDPFANDVHDLPLNAMCRTIEIDLLQSIGEEAPAPLGPDKHGVLW; this comes from the coding sequence ATGATCGTAAATAACCTCCCCAATCCCGCCCGTCTCGTTCGCGAAATATGGAAGCCGCTTTGCCTTCTGTTCGTGTGGGATGTGGTGGTTACGATCACATACTATATCCTGCCCTTCCACGCTCCTGAACTGCCGGTAACGCTGTTCGGTACGGTGCTGGGCCTGTTTCTGGGTTTCCGCAGCAATTCCGCCTACCAGCGCTGGTGGGAAGGCCGGGGCCTGTGGGGCCTGATGATCAATGCCAGCCGCAACATCGCGCGCTCGGCCCGCAATTTCATGCCGGACCCGGAAGCGTCTGACTACAAGCGGCGGATCGTCCTTCGCCAGATCGCCTACGTCAACGCGCTGCGCTGCCAGTTGCGCCGCCTGCCGCCCGACGAGGAAGTTCTCCGCCTGCTCCCGCAGCATGAGGCAGACCTTGCGCTCAGCCGCACCAACGTGGCGAACGGCATCCTGGACGGCACCGGCCGGCGCATCGACGAAGCACGTCGCAACGGCTGGATCGACACTATCCAGCAGGCGCAGATGGAAGCCGTGCTGGTCGATATCGCCAATGCGCAGGGCGGGATGGAGCGCCTTAAGAACACGCCGCTGCCGTTCCAGTACCGCTTCCTGCCGATGCTGTTCACGCACCTGTTCTGCGTGCTGCTGCCGATCGGACTGGTCGAGACGCTGCAGTTCGCAACGCCGCTCGGCTCGACCCTCGCAGGGCTGATGTTCTTGGCCGTGCTGACCATCGGCGACGACCTTGTCGATCCCTTCGCCAACGACGTGCACGACCTGCCGCTCAACGCGATGTGCCGCACGATCGAAATCGACCTGTTGCAGTCCATCGGCGAAGAAGCGCCCGCGCCGCTGGGACCGGACAAGCACGGGGTGCTGTGGTAA